The Bosea sp. AS-1 region TTCGCCGCCTCCAGCAACTCGCCGATTTCCTCCTTGGGCAGGGGCAGCACCGTCCGGTCCTTGAAAAGGTAGCCGTTGAACCGTTTCACGGTGGCCTCGATAGCAAACGCGAAGCCGCCCGTGTCCATGGCTTCCCAGAGCTGCCCGACCAAGCGGGGGAAGAGGTCGGGATTGTCCCGGCACCGCGTCAGGATGGTCTTGAAGCTATCCTTCGGGATCAGCTCTACGTCTTCGGCGAACATCGTGAACAGGCAGCGCATGAGGAAGAGCGCAATCTGTTCCGGGGCATGAACGGCGCGGCCATCGGCAACCCGGCGCTCTTCGAGGAACTTCGAGACTGCGGCGAGACGGACCGCGATGTCGCGCGTGACCTTGGCTGAGCGTTTGGTCGGATCGAGGCTGTGAGGGGCGGTCCAGATCAGCTTCAGTCGTTCGCGGATGGCAGGGTTGCGCAAATCCTCCATGGTGACGCGGAAGCCCTGCCGGTCCGGGAATTGCGCATAGTTCTTCCCCTGCCCGGAGAAGTCCGCGTAGCATTCGAGGCTATTCCCGACATCACAGACGATCAGGAAGGGCGGCCAACCTTCCGCTGGTGGCAGGGCCTTGGCATAGTTCTCCGCCTGGCGCCGGGCGTTCTGCATCATGATGTCCCATGAGCGGCCGGTCCCCCGGCGTCCGCGCGGGCTGGGAGAGGCAGGAGCTTCTGGCAGGAGGTCGCCCTGCGCAGGCATCAACTCCTTGGCACCGCCCTCCAGCCGGCTCTGCTTGGCCTCCAGCACGAAGCAGCCGCGCTTGTACAGGTCGATGCGCCCCCGCGCCGTGGAGCCGTCCGGCTCGCGGAAGGTCACGGCCCGCTCGAAGACATAGGCGTTGAGTTCGGTTGCATGTCCGGCCGGGTCGGGAGACGGGACGCCGATGACGCTGCACAACTCGGTCAGGAAGAGGGCATAGTTCGCCCGCTCCTGCCCACCCGCACCGGCGGTCCAGCGGGCAATGAAATGCTCAATGTCCATGATCGCGATGCGATGCCCCAATCCCCGGCGGAACCGTAGCTATCCCGTCGTGGCGGAGCAACCAGAGGAGCACAGGTCGAGGCGTTGCCGAATAGTAGGCCGCAATACTAGGCGCTATATCCGACAAGGACAGGGCCGCGAATGCGAGGCGCCAGCTGCGCTTAGCGTTCCGCACGGTGCCGTTAGTGGTCCCCGAGACCAGCCGCAGGTTCTCCCGAAACAGGTTGAGCGGGTCGCCGTCCGCCAGCTCGATCATCTCACCGTCGCCAAGCCGCTTCAGCAGCAGCACAACAGGGAAGTGCTCCCCGGTAAATGGGCAGGTGATGTTGACCCGCCCGGTCGCGTTGCCGATGCGCCAGTGCGTGGCGTCGGGGTAGCCTAAGGCCAGCAGGGCGTCATAGTCGGCGGACGTGATGCTGACCGTGCGCAGCTCTCCGGTGGGATGCACGGCGATATGAAGTTGCATGATCTGGGTCCATCAAATGAGAAAGGCCCCCGAGAGGTGTCTCCCGAGGGCCTGCTGAAGGTGATGCGGAGGGGGCCGTATCGGATACAGACCCTTGATGGGTCAGCCGCGCGAGAGCCGAACGACGCCCTGCCGAACTGCCGCCGCATAGGACATCGTGCCGATGCCGGGCAGATCGAGGACGACCTGACCGTCCACCTTGCGGACGCGGACGCCCGAGCTGGAGGTCGCTTCCATGATGTCGTCAGGTATCGAGCCGTCACCGCTGGCGAGATACTTGCCGACCAGCTTGGCATAGGCCTTCGGGTTCCGGTCCATCACATGCTGGCTCATAGCGTCCCTGAACTCGCCGCGATGGTGCTGCTCTGCCCATGCCACGAAGGCGTCGGCGTCGGTCACGCCACCCGCACGGAGGGCCTTAACAGCCTGTCCCGCAAAAGCGTCCTGAACCTGCGCGAGGTCTGCCTGAAGCTGCTGTGGGCTGACCCCGGTGGTGTCCGCCATGGCCCGGATGGTGTCAGCCGAGACCTCGCCCTTGCCAATGACATCGACCATGGCCCTGATCTGGGCGCCGGCATGGGTGCCACCCACGATGCTGCCCAGCAGGTTCTCCGCACGGTGATCATCGAAGGCCGTCTCGTTGCCAGTATAATCCGGCTTCGCCTCGGCCTTCGGCGCCTCCTGAGCCCCGCTCCTGCCCGCCTCCTTCGCGGCCAGTCCCGTGTCCCGGTAGTTGCCCGGCCCGCCGTCCAAGTAGCCGAGCCGAAGAGCCGACCGAACTTCCAGCGGGGTGCCGTTGATGGTGACGAGGTCCGTGGGCGTCAGCTCCGACATATGGCGAGGGTTGCCGGTCTGGCTGCGACCAGTGGCGAGGACATCGGGGTTGTCCCGGTCGAGATAGGCGTCGATTGCCGGGCCGGGGTCAACGGGGGCGGTGAAGGCAGAGGTGTCCGGTCCTACGCTGACGCGAGGGGACCACCCGAGGGCGTTGCGCTGGGGGGCCGGTTCGCGGACTACCTCGGTGGAAGCGCGAACGGCAGCCTCGCGGGCCTCGAATACGGCAACGCCGTCAATGAAGTCGGTCATGGTCTGGGGTTCCTTGAGTGATGTCGTTGCCGGGTCAGCGGGCGAGATAGTCGAAAGCGGAGCTACCAACGGCGGCGGCTGCGGCCTTGGCATAGATCAGCTCGGCCACGGCCTTCTCGAAGGCAGCCTCGGCTTGAGCCTCGACGGCGCGGATGTGGGACGACATGGCGGGCCGCTTGGGGTCGTCCTGGCCGATGCTGGACAGGGCCTCATTCTCGGTCGCAACGGCGCGCATCGCCTCGGCATAAGCCGCGTTGGCGGTGGCAAGGTCGGTGGGCGTCAGGGACGCGCGGATGTGTTCGAGTGACATGGTGTCGGGTCTTTCGTGATGGGCAAAAGGAAAGCCCCGCCCGGAGGTGATCCGAACGGGGCCGTAAAGGGGACTGGAGCTGCACGCAGCCGGGGGCGTCAGCTAGGGGTGCTGCGGTGCCGCAAAAATCGGGTTCACCTCGGCGTCCTCCGGCAATTCCAAGGCTTCCGAGGCTTCCATGCTCTGGATCAGCGCAGCCCTCACCTGCGGCGCGTGGCGAGCCTTGGACAGTGCTGCCAGAATGAGAACTTGGTTCGGGTTCAGCCGGAAGAAGGTCGCCGGCTCCCGTCCACCCCGTCCCCGCGGCGCCGCTACCTGCTCAAGAAGACCGTAGTCCTCCAGCTCGTCGCGGTTCCTCTCGATGGTCTTCCGAATATCGGCGGCCCGAGACATGCCCAGCCAGCGGGCAACGATAGCGTCAGCAACGCGGTAATCAGAGTCGAATTGCAGGATCATTTTGAGTTGTTCCGTGATGAAGGCCCGACTGGGACGTGGTGAGATTTAGAGCGGCACGCAGCCGGGATTGGCGGGGGTCGGCTAGAGGCGGGTGCTGGGACGGCTCGGAAGCCGTGAGGTTCACGTCTGCGCTGTAGCCAGAGCCTTCGGCCCGTCTGCCTTCCACCCGAACATGGGCGTCCAGACGACTTGAGCGAGCCCCCGACAGCCGGCGATGAAGCCGCCTGCGTCGTAGGCGATGAAGATGCGACCGAATTTCAGGTTGAAGTCCATGGCGGCGGTAGTCCTAGGCAAGGCTGAAGCAGCACGGCGGTTGCCGCCTGCGGGGCTCGGAGTAGCTGCGGCGTGAGTCCGCGCCAATGCGGCCAAACGACTCCTTGTCGGGTTCAAATTCCTCAGCTAACCTTCTGAAATAGCAATACATCAGTGGGATCATCCCACCCGTGGAATGCACCTTGGCTTTCCGCGCTGGTCGATCCAGACGCCGGACCATCGGCGGAGCGGCGGCAAGGTCGGCTTGGCGGATGACGGGTTGATGGGCACGAACTGAAGGCCTCGCAGCCTCTCCTCGCGCCGCCGTCTGGCCAGCTCGCGCTTGGATTGGGGCACGGGAAGGCGCCCCTCTCGGAGGAGTGCAGCGGTCTGGTCGAGCGCGAATGGCTGGCTCTGGATGCCGGTGTCGGCGTTGAAGACCACCAGCGTGGCATCCTTCGGCAGTCCTCCCAGCCGCAGTAGGCCGAGCGACGAGCTGAGGGAGCGACGGCCCCAAGATAGGACTTGGCCATCACGAGCGACGGAATACTCGCCTTGGCCGACTGACCGGACGACGAGGACGACGTGTTGAGCGGATGTGCTGGCGACGGCGCACGGCATGGTGTCCTCCTGACGATGTGGGATGCGGATTGCTGGAGTCTGGAGTCGGGTACAGCCGGGTTCGTGGGGCTGTCCGCTGCATGGGTACCTGAAGGCGCACTGAGCGGCTGTGGCCCACGTCTACGATGAGAGAAGACCAAATCCGGCTTCGCCGGGTACGACCATGCATTGAATTGGTCGTTGAAAATAATTCTCAGGCCGCCGCTTGAAACGCGGAAGTTCGTGCTTATGAGTATGTTAATCTAAGGCTTACGTTCAGCTTCAGTAAGGCGTTAGGTAGGTTGTGAGTTAGAGTGATAGTGAAGGTAACCACCTAGGTGTAAGCCTGAAGGTTCTCCTGAACGATCTGCGTTAAGGCTCTCGTTCAGTGGTCGCGAGGCGGGCGCTAGGCTGCCGCCACCACCAGCCCCTTCCTCCCGGTCTTCCCGCCAGCCTTGCTCCGGGGTGTCTCGATCCAATCCGGCAACGCGGTCAGGAGCTGGCGCACAGCCGGGGGTATGTCGAGGCCTTCGCGTCGGGCCAGTTCGTCAACGTGCAGCAGCAGCCCGACGAGTGAGCGGCAGTGCAGCTCGCCTTCCCAGCGGACCCCGTCCTTCTTGCGATGGCTCTTTTGGATGATCCACTGAATGCCGTGTTGACATTCGATCACCCGCCAGCGGTCGGAGAGCCGCGCCACGGTCCACGCGTAGTCCGGGCTGCCTTCCCGGTGGTCGGTTCCGCCTGATGGCGGTGGCAGGGTCTTGTTCGTCATTGCGATGTCGTTCTTTCGAGTCTGGAGCTGGGTACAGCCGGGTTCGTGGGGCTGTCCGCTGATGGGTACCGGGACGGGCTCTCCCGGCCTCGGGCGCAGGTTCAAATGGTTCGGTGTCTCTTCGGGCGGACGAGGTTGCCCCGACGCAGGTTGAGCGGGTCGCCATCCTGATGCCGGATGTTGCCGCTCTCGACGCCAAGGACGATCCGGGCGACCATCACGTTGCGACGAAGGACCGGGTGCCAAGCGCGGACGTAGGTCTTGCCTCGGCCGTTCGAGTCGAGGAACCAAGAGGCGGTGCCGATGGTGGTCAGCACGCGGGCATAGTCGGTGAGATGAAGGACGGCGGAAGACCCCGTCTTGGCGAGCTGCACGCGCACCAACGGGTTCCCGCAGGCGTCCCCTGCGAGTTCGATATGGTTCATGTCTGAGGTCGTTTGTTTCGCCGCTGAAGCGGACGGTTGAGGGAGGCGCAACTCCATGTGCGCCAGAAGAAAGATACCCGCTCGGAAACGGGCGCTACTTTATCGAAGGTGAGGGGTAATCGACGGCGTCTTGGTGAGGGGAAATCGATCCGACGCCCCCGACAGGGGCCAGATGGCTGCGGAGGCGCAACTCCACATGCGGCAGAACAAAGATACCCGGCCGGAGCCGCGTGCCTGTTTCCTAGGGTGGGGGGCAATCGATCCGCGCCCCCTTTTGCTAGGGTGGGCCTTAATCGATCCGATGCCCTACAGCCGCGCCAGCAGCCCCTTCACGGCCTCCTGTCCGCGCGCCGTCAGCGTCAGGATTTTGGTCCTGCGGTCCTCGAAGTCCTCGCGCGAGTTGATCAGCCCCAGCCCGCCGCGATCCGAAAGCCGGTCCACGATCCGGGTTGTTGTGGACTGGGGCACGGGGACGAACTGGAGCAGCTCTCGCTGGTAGATGCTGGGCTTGCTGGCAACCCGCAGGAGGACGAGCGCGTCCTTGAGCTGCATGTCCTCGTCGATGTCCCGCAGCGCTTCAAGGAACTGGATGGCTCGGTGCAGCGCGGGGGTAGGCAAGGCGTCGTCCTGAAGGCAGAGGCGGGTCAAATCCAGTTGTGGGAAAGATGCGGGCCTGCCGTCCAATGACTTTTGTGACTCGATCCGGCCTGATGGATTCGTGGTGCTGATGGCTCGACCGGCCTACGCCGATACCTGGGCCACCTCTTTCGCAATCTTCGCCACCTGCCCCCGACTGCACCCCGTGATGGCCTGCACCCTGGCCCACGACATGCCAGCCCTGAGCAAGGAGGCGATGTTGTCGTTGCGCTCTACATTCACCGGACGGCCCTTATACCTCCCCTCGGCCTTCGCCTTGGCCTGCCCTTGAGCCTGCCTGCGGCGGCGGTCCTCGTAGTCCTTGCGGGCGATGGCGGCGAGCATGTCCAGCATCATCGCGTTGATGGCATCGAACATCCGCACGGTGAACTCGTCGGCCTTCGGGTCGGCCATGGCCCAGCTCGTGGGCAGGTCTAGCGCCACGACACGAACGTGACGGGCTGCCAGCTCTGCCTTGAGCTTGGACCAGTCCTCGGCGTTCAGGCGCGACAAGCGGTCCACCTGCTCGATGAGGAGCACGTCTCCGGGCCTGCTATCGGCTAGCAGACGGAACAGCTCCGGGCGCTTGAGGGAAGCCCCGCTCTCGTTCTCGACATAGGTGGCGGCGATGGCGAGGCCCCGCTCTGCGGCGAATGCCTCAACCTGCTGGCGCGCTCGCGTAGCGTCCTGCTCTGCGGTGGATGCCCTGAGATAAGCGCGGATGAACATGGTCGCCGTCCTTAGTTCTTTTTGGATAGGTCGTTATCTATCGGTCTTCCAAGGATAGGTCAATAAGTCTTTTTCAGGCTCCTCCGGGCTGGTCCTGTACGGGCGTACAAAAATGACCGGCAACTAGGCACAGCACGCCAGACCCCGCCAGCGTGGCGGATGAAAGGAACCATCATGACCGACAAGCCGACCACCTCGACCTTCAACTTCAATGCCCTGATCGAGGGCGTTCAGTGCAGCCACAGCGTCCGCGCCGTGACCCTTGAGGGGAGCCCGTGGTTCGTGGCGCAGGACGCCTGCCGGGTGCTCGGGGCGCACATGCGGATGAAGGACGGCTACGAGGAACTGCACACGGGCCAGCTTAAGAAGCTGATCGGGGCTGACCAGTTCACCCTATATCGGGCAGAGGGGGACAGCCGGCAGCACCTGCTGATTAGCGAGAAGGGTCTCTACAAACTCATCGGACGCTCCGATAAGCCGCACGCCAAGCCGTTCCAAGACTGGCTCTTCGGCGAGGTGGTTCCGTCCATCCGCAAGACGGGCGGCTACCAGCTCGGGGCCGGCGAGACGATGCCCCTTCCGACCAGCTTCACGGACGCCCTGCGGCAGCACGCCAGCGGCACCCGAGCGCCGGGCGAAAGGTGGCCCCCAAACGTTTCACGGAAGGGGCGGCACGGGGGGAAATCGCGCCGGCTCTTTTATCGATCGTCTCTCGGATTTTTTCGGCAAAACCAAGCGATACCTGTGGCTGGCGCCGCTCACCCCCTACCGCGCCAGCTGACCCTAAGGCATATCTGAGGCGGGGGGCGCCAGCATGGCCAAAAACGACCAACAGGAAGCGTTCGAACGGGTTCTGACGTCAACGCTGGTGCGCGTTACCGAATTTCTGAAGTTCGCGGAGGCGAAGAATGCGGCGCTCCTGACCTTCGCCTCAGCCTGGATACTCGCATCGATAAATCTGTTGAACGGCACGAACTTGCTACCTAGCAATTGGAAGTGGGCCATAGCCGCTGCTCTCCCCTTGTTCGTGTCCGGCGCATTGGTTGGCATCGTCTCCTTTCTTCCAAAGACGCTTTTGTCGGGTTTTCACCACGACCCTGAGCAGGACAAATCGCTGCTATATTTCGGAGACGCAGCGACATTCGCACCCGCCGCGTACAAAGAGCGGATTAGGACACGGTATTTTCCGCCCGACGACCAGTCGGCCACACAAAGTTACCTTGACGATTTGTCAGTTCAAATTGCGGTCAACAGCAAGATCACTCGTCGCAAATTGAGGTTCTTCAATGCGGGTGCAGGCTTGGTCCTCGCCGCGCTGGCCATACTGGCCATCCCATCAGCAAATACGCTGTGGTCGTTGGTGACCGCTTGCGGAGCAAGATGATGTCGATTGCCAACTTGCGTGATGGTGTCGTTGACGAGGTTTCGGCTATCCTCGCGGCCGACTTCGAAATTGACGTGGTCAACACTACCACGGTGCCGCGTTCGTCGGATGCCAGCATCACCTTCCCGAACTTGGACACCAAAAGGCAGGGTGCCAAGCTCATCAATACCTGCGTATTATATATCGATATCCGCAGGTCTACGGAATTAAACCTGCGCCATAAACCAAAGACCGTTGCCAAGCTGTACTCGGCCTTTGTTCGGGCCATGACCCGGTGCGCGCGGCATCACAAGGGCCACGTCAGGGGCATTATCGGTGACCGAGTGATGGTCATCTTCGACCAGCAAGACGCCTTCGTGAATGCGGTCGAGTGCGCCATTTCAATGAATTCTGTGTCGCAGTTCGTCATCAACGAGCACTTCAAGCACAACGAGGTCGAGTGCGGCATAGGGATCGACGCAGGCAACATGCTCGCGACCAAGACGGGGCTGCGCCGGAAAGGGGAAGAGCTCCACGCCTATCGCAATCTGGTGTGGCTCGGGCGTCCCGCGAATGTCGCAAGCAAGCTCACCGATCTTGCTAATAAACCAGAGAGTGCAGTCACCTATCCGATGGTAAGGGCTGCGTTTGCGCCAGCCGCCAATTCGCTTGGCGCTGCGTTCCAGCTTGGTCTCGGGCCTTCGCAAAATTGGGTGTGGCGGGACATCAACCCGTTCAATTTCCTCGACCTGCTGACGACCGACCACGTCAGCAGGCAGTTGGTCTACCCGGACCCCAATTTCCGCGCAATGCACACCGTACCGTTCAAATCGGTTAGCGTGCCCAAGACCGCTCCTATCCTTATGACCGAGATCGTGTGGGATGGGTTCAGGGCTGCAAAACCCACTTCCGCTGTGGTCACTGGCCCTATGTTCCGCGAAGTGAAGCTGTCGGTGCCGGGGTACAAGGGGAGGGTCTACTCCGGCGACGTCCATTTTACCGACTTCAAAGCCTGAACACGCCCGTTTCGATTGGCGGTCAACCCGGCAGCTTCACGGCCCGCACACAGGCCCTTTTGGCATCCTCCGAAGCAGCACCCGCATAGGTGCTCATGGTAAGCCCCAGCGGCAGCTTGATGCCCTCTAGGCTCGCATTCTCGACCGCGTGCCCGACCACCTCCGCAATCGTCCAGACGCTGTAGCCCTGCACACCTTTGACAAGCGCATCGGCGGCCTTGCGGACGAACCATCGCCGGAACGAATGGAAGTCGGTGTTGCTCTGCCTCTGGCCCGGCAACGGCCTCTCGTCCACCTTCAAGCGGCGGCGTTCGCGGGTGAAAACCTGAGACACGGGAGCGCCCCGGCCCCGCTTAGAGTCGGCCTTCTGCTCGGGCAACTCATGGAACAGATACTCGCCCGGCTTCTTGTCCTTGATGCGCGTCGCGATGATGCCCGCAAGATCGGGATGGACGGGCACGGTGCGAAGGAAGCCGGCTGTGGTTTTCGATTTGGAAATGGCGAAACCGCTGTCGCCCACGTCCCGCACCCGTAGGCCGGCTATCTCGTCCACCCGCATACCCGTCAGTGCGGCCATCTGGCAGAAGTCAGGCAGCACGGTCGCCACGGAACCCTTGAGGACAACAGGACCACGCCCCACGCCAGCCAACAGGGTCTTCACTTCGTCGTCCGTGAAGGGTCGCTTAGCTGCGCTCTGCGGTCCCTCTTGTAGATCAGCCTCAGACCGCGCGGCGCGCCTCTCGATGCTCTGCCCGGTCCAAGGATTATCGGCCTGGCCCCAGCGCTTGCCGAGATAGGTCCAGTACGAAGTCAGGCAGGAGATGGCCCGGTTGGCGCTCTTGGGGTGCATGTTGGTGACGATCATCCGCTCATGGATGAACTCGCCAGCTATCCGCCGCGTCACGGCCTCTACCGTCACGGTCTGGCCCTTCGCCTCCAGCCAGTCCGCCAGCCATCCCACCGAGCGGGTGATGTCGTCGGAGTAGCCCTTGGCGAACCGCTTCTCGCGAAAGAACGGCGCTAGGGCGAGCTTGAGCGGCGTCTGCTGTCCTGCTGCCACGGCGGCGAAGGACTGGGCTGCGTGCAGGCCTGAGGCCCGCCTAATGGTGTCCAAACGGGCGTCGAGGGCATAGAGCGCATCGCCGTTGTCATCGTTGGCGACAGCCTCGCGCCAGTCCATGGCTTCCTGCGTGAAGTCCTGAAAGATGATCGGGAGCTTGCCCTTCGGGTTCTTGATGCGGTCCCGAAGGCGCTTGATGACGTCCACCTTCTCTCGCTCCGCCTCCAGCGGGTCGGTGGTCGTCAGGACTTCGCGGAGCTTCGAGGCTCCCACAGCGGCCTTCCGGCTGGGCGGCACAGTGACAGATACGCGGATGCTACTGCCGTGCCATTCGAGGTTCCTACCGAGTTTCTTGAGACGAGGTTTGCGAGCCATGGATTGACGCTTCCCGGAGCATTGTGGACCCACGAATGAGTCAAAAATG contains the following coding sequences:
- a CDS encoding tyrosine-type recombinase/integrase, with translation MDVIKRLRDRIKNPKGKLPIIFQDFTQEAMDWREAVANDDNGDALYALDARLDTIRRASGLHAAQSFAAVAAGQQTPLKLALAPFFREKRFAKGYSDDITRSVGWLADWLEAKGQTVTVEAVTRRIAGEFIHERMIVTNMHPKSANRAISCLTSYWTYLGKRWGQADNPWTGQSIERRAARSEADLQEGPQSAAKRPFTDDEVKTLLAGVGRGPVVLKGSVATVLPDFCQMAALTGMRVDEIAGLRVRDVGDSGFAISKSKTTAGFLRTVPVHPDLAGIIATRIKDKKPGEYLFHELPEQKADSKRGRGAPVSQVFTRERRRLKVDERPLPGQRQSNTDFHSFRRWFVRKAADALVKGVQGYSVWTIAEVVGHAVENASLEGIKLPLGLTMSTYAGAASEDAKRACVRAVKLPG
- a CDS encoding Pycsar system effector family protein: MAKNDQQEAFERVLTSTLVRVTEFLKFAEAKNAALLTFASAWILASINLLNGTNLLPSNWKWAIAAALPLFVSGALVGIVSFLPKTLLSGFHHDPEQDKSLLYFGDAATFAPAAYKERIRTRYFPPDDQSATQSYLDDLSVQIAVNSKITRRKLRFFNAGAGLVLAALAILAIPSANTLWSLVTACGAR
- a CDS encoding BRO family protein translates to MTDKPTTSTFNFNALIEGVQCSHSVRAVTLEGSPWFVAQDACRVLGAHMRMKDGYEELHTGQLKKLIGADQFTLYRAEGDSRQHLLISEKGLYKLIGRSDKPHAKPFQDWLFGEVVPSIRKTGGYQLGAGETMPLPTSFTDALRQHASGTRAPGERWPPNVSRKGRHGGKSRRLFYRSSLGFFRQNQAIPVAGAAHPLPRQLTLRHI
- a CDS encoding MarR family transcriptional regulator, encoding MPTPALHRAIQFLEALRDIDEDMQLKDALVLLRVASKPSIYQRELLQFVPVPQSTTTRIVDRLSDRGGLGLINSREDFEDRRTKILTLTARGQEAVKGLLARL
- a CDS encoding adenylate/guanylate cyclase domain-containing protein, with protein sequence MMSIANLRDGVVDEVSAILAADFEIDVVNTTTVPRSSDASITFPNLDTKRQGAKLINTCVLYIDIRRSTELNLRHKPKTVAKLYSAFVRAMTRCARHHKGHVRGIIGDRVMVIFDQQDAFVNAVECAISMNSVSQFVINEHFKHNEVECGIGIDAGNMLATKTGLRRKGEELHAYRNLVWLGRPANVASKLTDLANKPESAVTYPMVRAAFAPAANSLGAAFQLGLGPSQNWVWRDINPFNFLDLLTTDHVSRQLVYPDPNFRAMHTVPFKSVSVPKTAPILMTEIVWDGFRAAKPTSAVVTGPMFREVKLSVPGYKGRVYSGDVHFTDFKA
- a CDS encoding recombinase family protein; this encodes MFIRAYLRASTAEQDATRARQQVEAFAAERGLAIAATYVENESGASLKRPELFRLLADSRPGDVLLIEQVDRLSRLNAEDWSKLKAELAARHVRVVALDLPTSWAMADPKADEFTVRMFDAINAMMLDMLAAIARKDYEDRRRRQAQGQAKAKAEGRYKGRPVNVERNDNIASLLRAGMSWARVQAITGCSRGQVAKIAKEVAQVSA